In a genomic window of Octadecabacter temperatus:
- the ispG gene encoding flavodoxin-dependent (E)-4-hydroxy-3-methylbut-2-enyl-diphosphate synthase: MSLNHIRPWRNIYRRESRQIMVGNVPVGGGAPITVQTMTNTLTPDVEGTLAQINRCVDAGVDIVRVSVPDEDSSAAMKEICARSPVPIVADIHFHYKRGIEAAEAGAACLRINPGNIGSPERVREVIKAAKDNNCSIRIGVNAGSLEKHLLDKYGEPCPDAMVESGLDHIKILQDNDFHEFKISCKASDVFMAAAAYQQLAEATDAPIHLGITEAGGLTSGTIKSSIGMGSLLWAGIGDTIRVSLSADPVEEVKVGYEILKSLGLRHRGVNIISCPSCARQGFDVIKTVEKLEKRLEHIKTPMSLSIIGCVVNGPGEALMTDVGFTGGGNGAGMVYLAGKQSHKLSNDEMVEHIVEQVEAKAAELDAAAEAEG, from the coding sequence ATGTCGCTGAACCATATCCGCCCGTGGCGAAATATCTATCGTCGTGAAAGCCGCCAGATTATGGTGGGGAACGTCCCAGTAGGGGGCGGCGCGCCGATCACGGTGCAAACGATGACCAATACGCTGACACCGGATGTTGAGGGTACTCTGGCGCAGATCAACCGCTGTGTGGACGCTGGTGTTGATATCGTGCGCGTGTCCGTGCCCGACGAGGACAGCAGCGCCGCAATGAAAGAGATTTGCGCGCGCAGTCCAGTGCCGATCGTGGCCGACATTCATTTCCACTATAAGCGCGGCATCGAAGCGGCCGAAGCGGGGGCGGCGTGTCTGCGCATCAACCCTGGAAATATCGGATCGCCTGAGCGCGTGCGTGAAGTGATCAAGGCGGCCAAGGACAATAACTGTTCTATCCGTATCGGTGTAAACGCGGGGTCACTGGAAAAGCATCTGCTTGATAAATATGGCGAACCTTGCCCTGATGCGATGGTGGAAAGCGGCCTCGATCACATCAAAATCCTGCAAGACAATGATTTCCATGAATTCAAGATAAGCTGTAAAGCGTCCGATGTGTTCATGGCGGCCGCTGCATACCAACAGCTAGCCGAAGCCACAGATGCGCCTATCCACCTTGGTATTACCGAGGCTGGCGGGTTGACGAGCGGCACGATCAAATCATCCATCGGCATGGGTAGCCTGTTGTGGGCTGGGATTGGCGACACGATCCGCGTGTCACTTTCTGCTGATCCAGTTGAAGAAGTTAAAGTCGGATATGAAATCCTTAAATCCCTTGGGTTGCGTCACCGCGGTGTGAATATCATTTCCTGTCCTAGCTGCGCACGGCAGGGTTTTGACGTGATAAAGACAGTTGAGAAGCTGGAAAAACGGCTTGAGCATATCAAGACACCAATGAGCCTGAGCATCATCGGCTGCGTTGTGAACGGACCTGGTGAAGCGCTGATGACGGACGTTGGGTTTACCGGCGGCGGCAATGGGGCAGGCATGGTTTATCTTGCAGGCAAGCAATCCCACAAGTTGAGCAATGACGAGATGGTTGAGCACATCGTTGAGCAGGTAGAGGCGAAAGCGGCTGAGCTGGACGCGGCGGCAGAGGCAGAGGGTTAA
- a CDS encoding pyridoxal phosphate-dependent aminotransferase, giving the protein MRNSRRGEVDPFIVMDVMEQARAAEAAGRHIIHMEVGQPGTGAPRAAIERLSADMAGDPLGYTVGLGLPELRARIAQHYCEWYDLELDPERIVITAGASGAFLLAFSALFDTGERVGLGAPCYPSYRQILKALDLVPVDMPTTLEARMQPVAADVAAHDLAGLIVASPANPTGTMLDIDAMRALARACEATGAAFISDEIYHGLGYEGRAVSALEVTDEVYVINSFSKYFSMTGWRVGWMVVPQDHVRKIERLAQNMFICPSHASQRLALHAMDCAPELDLNVDVYRANRALMLAELPKAGLDKFAPPDGAFYVYVDVSDYTDDSLKFCREVLDKAGVAITPGLDFDPVEGHKWVRLSYARSTEDIREGLVRLATFMDELRAML; this is encoded by the coding sequence ATGCGAAACTCAAGACGGGGCGAGGTTGATCCCTTCATCGTGATGGATGTGATGGAGCAAGCGCGCGCAGCAGAGGCCGCAGGGCGCCATATTATCCACATGGAAGTGGGGCAGCCGGGAACCGGAGCGCCGCGGGCCGCGATTGAGCGATTGTCCGCTGATATGGCGGGGGATCCGCTGGGGTATACTGTCGGGCTTGGGTTGCCGGAATTGCGCGCGCGGATCGCGCAGCATTACTGCGAATGGTATGACTTGGAGCTGGACCCTGAGCGGATTGTTATTACGGCGGGCGCGTCTGGTGCGTTTTTATTGGCGTTCTCGGCGTTATTCGACACGGGCGAACGCGTCGGTCTTGGTGCGCCGTGCTATCCGTCTTATCGCCAGATTTTGAAGGCGTTGGATTTGGTTCCGGTAGACATGCCAACAACGCTGGAGGCGCGGATGCAGCCTGTCGCTGCTGATGTGGCAGCACATGACTTAGCAGGTTTGATTGTCGCATCGCCAGCCAACCCGACAGGTACGATGCTTGATATCGATGCTATGCGCGCGCTGGCTAGGGCATGTGAGGCGACGGGCGCGGCATTTATCAGCGATGAAATCTATCATGGATTGGGATACGAGGGCCGCGCGGTAAGCGCGCTTGAGGTGACGGACGAGGTCTATGTTATCAACTCGTTCTCAAAGTACTTCTCAATGACGGGGTGGCGCGTGGGGTGGATGGTCGTGCCGCAAGACCATGTTCGCAAGATCGAACGCCTTGCGCAAAACATGTTCATTTGCCCGTCCCATGCGTCCCAACGGTTGGCGCTGCATGCCATGGACTGTGCGCCGGAACTGGATTTGAACGTCGATGTGTATCGCGCCAATCGTGCGTTGATGTTGGCGGAACTCCCCAAAGCGGGATTGGACAAGTTCGCACCACCTGACGGGGCGTTTTACGTTTATGTCGATGTGTCGGATTACACGGATGACAGCCTTAAGTTTTGCCGAGAAGTCCTTGATAAGGCTGGTGTTGCGATTACACCTGGCCTCGATTTTGATCCGGTTGAGGGACATAAATGGGTCCGGTTGTCTTATGCGCGTTCAACAGAAGATATTCGTGAGGGGCTTGTCCGGTTGGCGACGTTCATGGATGAGTTAAGGGCGATGCTTTGA
- a CDS encoding M48 family metalloprotease, with protein sequence MRLSILSLCLGFCLTFISAAKPAHAVSLIRDADIEHSLDQLAAPILRAAGLNPNNVRILVVNDSGLNAFVINNRAIFIHSGLLQRVTSAAQLQSIIAHETAHIANGHISRRLTNLRGSSSAAGFGLALALAVALASDNPAAAGGIAAGAAGSAQRQFFAHTRAEESSADQSSIRFMLRAGIDPAASIEVLEIFRGQEALSVSRQDPYARTHPLTNDRIRALRGLVAANPGAAEANANADFWFARAQGKLSAFVQNPGWTLRRVRNDDSPIGVMRRAVAYHRQADANRAIREMQTLLAQYPNDAYWYELYGQILLESRQPGPAVQAYQNAVSLNGNEPLILAGYGRALLALDTADGNARAVRALERSRALDGQSSSTLRDLGQAYARSGQPGLASLATAERYALQGRIDDAIVHATRASDRLPRGSAPWQRAQDVLSAAQ encoded by the coding sequence ATGCGCCTCTCGATCTTGTCTCTCTGTCTAGGCTTTTGCCTGACGTTTATCAGCGCGGCAAAACCCGCACACGCCGTGAGCTTAATCCGCGACGCAGACATCGAACACAGTTTAGATCAGCTGGCTGCCCCCATTCTGCGTGCTGCGGGGCTGAACCCCAACAACGTGCGTATTTTGGTGGTGAATGACAGCGGGCTGAATGCCTTTGTCATCAATAACCGCGCGATCTTTATTCATTCGGGGCTTTTGCAGCGCGTCACGTCAGCAGCCCAACTGCAGTCCATTATCGCCCATGAAACGGCCCATATCGCCAATGGCCATATCTCTCGACGTCTGACGAACCTGCGCGGTTCAAGCAGTGCGGCTGGATTTGGCCTAGCTCTGGCCCTCGCTGTAGCATTGGCCTCAGACAATCCAGCTGCAGCAGGCGGCATCGCGGCTGGGGCAGCCGGGTCTGCGCAAAGACAGTTTTTCGCCCATACCCGTGCAGAAGAATCCTCAGCCGATCAATCCAGCATCCGCTTTATGCTGCGTGCTGGAATTGACCCTGCCGCCTCAATCGAAGTGCTTGAGATTTTCCGCGGGCAAGAGGCATTGTCCGTTTCACGCCAAGATCCTTACGCCCGTACTCACCCCCTTACCAATGATCGCATCCGTGCCTTGCGTGGACTTGTCGCCGCCAACCCCGGTGCAGCCGAAGCCAATGCAAACGCCGATTTTTGGTTTGCCCGTGCGCAAGGCAAACTGAGCGCGTTTGTTCAAAACCCTGGTTGGACCCTGCGCCGTGTGCGCAATGACGACAGCCCCATTGGTGTGATGCGCCGCGCGGTAGCCTATCACCGCCAAGCCGATGCGAACCGTGCGATCCGTGAAATGCAAACCCTACTCGCCCAATATCCAAACGATGCCTATTGGTACGAACTTTACGGGCAAATCTTGCTCGAAAGCCGCCAACCGGGTCCAGCGGTTCAAGCCTACCAAAACGCGGTGTCCCTAAACGGGAACGAACCACTGATCCTTGCGGGCTACGGTCGTGCGTTATTGGCGTTGGACACCGCTGACGGGAACGCCCGCGCTGTGCGTGCTTTAGAACGATCCCGCGCGCTGGACGGGCAGTCATCAAGCACTTTGCGGGACTTGGGCCAAGCCTATGCGCGCTCCGGTCAACCTGGCCTTGCGTCTCTCGCCACGGCCGAGCGCTATGCCCTTCAGGGCCGCATAGATGACGCGATTGTGCATGCCACGCGTGCGTCAGATCGCCTACCGCGCGGTTCCGCCCCTTGGCAGCGCGCGCAAGACGTGCTTTCTGCTGCACAATAG
- a CDS encoding N-acetylmuramoyl-L-alanine amidase codes for MSFFAKMKAAVCASLTVLGSVVGAQEFSALARLDVTQSGADDGFRHAGVELFLSQPVPYRVFTLDDPMRLVMDFREVDFRGADAEAFTQSDWISGARFGGLRPGWSRMILDLTDPVQIDEAGMRVDDVDGTAQISLVLKSTSVDEFIAASGAPNDPDWAFLMAADPATAAPQDDDGPLVIVIDPGHGGIDPGADVGDVHEADVMLALGLELAAALGRIEGVQPAVTRADDTFVPLQERLTLARGSGADLFISLHADALEGIQATGASVYTLTSKAAEEASQRMAERHESGDLLAGVDLSGQGDEVAMVLQDLVRVETAASGERFADQLVTAMRDTGAVLNSRPRREAELAVLNAADFPSILLEVGFLSNPDDRARLTTAQGRAPIVAAVTLAVGRWAIEEAALKPLIRQ; via the coding sequence TTGAGTTTTTTCGCCAAAATGAAGGCCGCGGTTTGCGCGTCGTTGACTGTGCTGGGCTCTGTGGTTGGCGCACAGGAGTTTTCTGCGTTGGCGCGGTTGGATGTGACCCAATCGGGTGCGGACGATGGATTTCGCCACGCGGGGGTTGAGTTGTTTTTGTCCCAACCCGTGCCGTACCGCGTATTTACGCTGGATGATCCGATGCGATTGGTCATGGATTTCCGTGAAGTTGATTTTCGTGGTGCTGACGCAGAGGCATTCACCCAAAGCGACTGGATTTCCGGTGCGCGGTTTGGCGGGCTGCGGCCCGGTTGGTCGCGCATGATCTTGGATTTGACGGACCCTGTGCAAATTGATGAAGCGGGGATGCGGGTGGACGATGTTGACGGCACAGCGCAAATCAGCTTGGTGTTGAAAAGCACGTCTGTTGACGAATTTATTGCCGCATCCGGCGCACCCAATGATCCTGATTGGGCGTTTCTAATGGCGGCTGATCCAGCGACGGCTGCACCGCAAGACGATGATGGCCCATTGGTTATTGTGATTGACCCTGGCCACGGCGGAATTGACCCCGGCGCGGATGTCGGTGACGTGCATGAGGCTGATGTCATGCTGGCTTTGGGATTGGAGCTTGCGGCGGCATTGGGCCGAATTGAAGGCGTGCAGCCTGCAGTGACCCGCGCGGATGATACGTTTGTGCCATTGCAAGAACGCCTTACATTGGCGCGTGGATCGGGCGCTGATTTGTTTATTTCACTTCATGCGGATGCCTTAGAAGGCATTCAGGCAACGGGCGCGTCTGTTTACACACTTACAAGTAAAGCCGCCGAAGAAGCGTCCCAACGCATGGCGGAGCGCCATGAAAGCGGGGATCTGCTGGCCGGTGTCGATCTAAGCGGGCAGGGCGACGAGGTGGCTATGGTGTTGCAGGACCTTGTGCGTGTTGAAACCGCCGCATCCGGAGAACGATTTGCAGATCAACTGGTTACTGCAATGCGTGATACGGGCGCCGTTTTGAATTCGCGCCCGCGTCGTGAAGCGGAGCTGGCCGTTTTGAATGCGGCGGATTTTCCGTCGATCCTTTTGGAGGTTGGATTTTTGTCTAACCCTGATGATCGTGCGCGTCTCACGACAGCACAGGGACGCGCACCGATTGTTGCTGCGGTAACCTTGGCCGTTGGACGTTGGGCGATTGAAGAAGCCGCGCTAAAGCCCCTTATCCGCCAGTAA
- a CDS encoding helix-turn-helix domain-containing protein → MIRKGFRRAKEEQAVETAGFDAFELRLGDLMRGERATIGKSLLDVQRELKIKAAYIAAIENSDPTAFDTPGFIAGYVRSYARYLNMDPDWAFDTFCTESGFATAHGMSEQASGAKPVKAAPFEKDIFATPATPFIPAGDAMFASVEPRAIGSFAVLIALIGGLGFGGYTVLQEVQKVQLAPVENTPTVVADIDPLAGGGLPAADAGVDVVAGFEAPTSESLDRLYRPQALDAPVLVPRDGPIATLNPGTNGALAPTSAERPGLLDDGSTTLAGVGPNIQVTENPIPGVQLVAVRDAWVRVRSADGTVLYESVMTAGDTYNVPQNEVPATLRIGESGAVYFAVNGTHYGPVGPRGQVTSNLALSVDNLTETYAAADIEADSDWLKAQEIILARLALELANPLDDADTSAQDADQ, encoded by the coding sequence ATGATCCGGAAAGGGTTCAGACGCGCAAAGGAAGAGCAAGCTGTAGAGACAGCCGGCTTTGACGCGTTCGAATTACGTCTTGGTGATCTGATGCGCGGCGAACGCGCAACCATCGGTAAAAGCCTTTTGGATGTTCAACGCGAGTTGAAAATCAAAGCGGCCTACATCGCTGCCATCGAAAATTCCGATCCAACCGCATTCGACACACCAGGTTTTATTGCCGGTTACGTGCGCTCATATGCGCGCTACCTGAACATGGATCCTGACTGGGCGTTTGATACGTTCTGTACTGAATCCGGCTTTGCGACAGCGCACGGCATGTCCGAACAAGCGTCTGGCGCCAAGCCTGTCAAAGCTGCGCCATTTGAGAAAGACATCTTCGCGACCCCAGCCACGCCATTTATTCCGGCAGGGGATGCGATGTTTGCATCTGTTGAACCGCGAGCCATAGGGTCCTTTGCGGTTCTGATCGCTTTGATCGGCGGCCTTGGTTTTGGTGGCTACACGGTTTTACAAGAAGTGCAGAAGGTACAGCTTGCGCCGGTTGAAAATACACCAACCGTTGTTGCTGACATTGACCCACTCGCCGGTGGCGGTTTGCCCGCAGCGGACGCTGGCGTTGATGTTGTTGCTGGTTTTGAAGCGCCGACATCTGAAAGCCTTGATCGTCTTTATCGCCCACAAGCGCTTGATGCGCCTGTTTTGGTGCCACGTGATGGCCCGATCGCAACGCTGAACCCAGGTACGAACGGTGCTTTGGCGCCAACTTCAGCTGAACGTCCTGGTTTGTTGGATGACGGCAGCACGACGCTTGCTGGCGTTGGCCCAAACATCCAAGTCACCGAAAATCCGATCCCTGGTGTACAGCTTGTTGCTGTGCGCGATGCTTGGGTGCGTGTCCGTTCCGCAGATGGCACAGTTCTGTATGAATCGGTTATGACTGCGGGGGATACATACAATGTTCCGCAAAACGAAGTTCCAGCGACTTTGCGTATCGGTGAATCAGGTGCGGTATATTTCGCAGTGAATGGTACCCACTATGGACCGGTTGGCCCACGCGGGCAGGTCACGTCTAACTTGGCGCTTTCCGTTGATAACCTGACCGAAACATATGCGGCCGCAGACATCGAAGCGGACTCTGATTGGCTGAAGGCGCAAGAGATCATTCTCGCGCGTCTCGCGTTGGAACTGGCGAACCCGCTCGACGATGCAGATACGTCTGCACAAGACGCCGACCAATAA
- a CDS encoding penicillin-binding protein 1A, which produces MVLRFIFSFFGGIFSMLTLGAGMAALTLGAIFYMYGRNLPTYETLANYQPKTISRVYSGEGQVIDEFAEERRLFTPAAEIPDIVKQAFISAEDKNFYTHDGYDLRGIGAALVEAVVSRGENLRGASTITQQVAKNFLLDGSRRVERKIQEIILAPRIEETLGKEGILELYLNEIDLGVRSFGVTAAARSYFNKPLSELSPAEAAFLAVHPKAPYSYHPVRNREAALERRDFILEEMFENGYIDENELAIALADPIRTVQNGDFPSARSERPPRDYFTAAIVNEVEGLFPDYEMNSAGLSIRATVDESLQDAARDALQRQLESYDRGIGRWRGTGLTLPVEMLTDEETWRANLRNASVIRTVTLENQWYPAVVLEVGENQMRMGIEGWEIGDEEPIIPRRDIEWMRGGFADNFSAGDIVHVRRMMTGDNGEGDFIRWTLRQVPEVQGAFMAMDVNTGRVLAMQGGFGYEIAISELNRAYAERQPGSAFKPFVFAAALDSGYTPATIVVDAPIEVVAGGEVWRPMNASDRFYGPTPLRTGIEQSRNVMTVRLAQEVGMRTIAEYAERFGVYDRMNAYLSASLGSEETQLYKLVAAYAMFANGGERVEPTLVDRVQDRYGNTIYRHDQRVCAECLDATLEQGRGPRIASDRERVMNAVTAYQLTSMMEGVVQRGTARSSINLSVPIAGKTGTTNDAKDVWFVGFSSNIVAGCYIGFDTPRSLGRGASGGGLCGPVFNSFMRTAINEYGGGSFRAPEECLFINIDRFTGARLPEGASGDNVVRECFREDEEPVFGITFDGGFAMAADLPLFDEVRPPAAVSVTTSTGETATINSNASFGSLSSGGLY; this is translated from the coding sequence ATGGTCTTGCGATTCATCTTCTCGTTCTTTGGCGGCATCTTTTCGATGCTCACGCTTGGCGCGGGCATGGCAGCCCTGACGCTGGGTGCAATTTTCTACATGTATGGGCGCAACTTGCCGACCTACGAAACTTTGGCGAACTATCAGCCGAAAACCATCAGCCGTGTGTATTCCGGCGAAGGGCAAGTGATTGATGAATTCGCCGAAGAGCGCCGTCTGTTTACGCCGGCAGCTGAAATTCCTGATATCGTAAAGCAGGCGTTTATTTCCGCTGAGGATAAGAACTTTTACACCCATGACGGTTACGATCTGCGCGGTATTGGTGCTGCTTTGGTTGAGGCCGTGGTTAGCCGTGGTGAAAACCTGCGCGGTGCGTCGACGATTACACAGCAGGTTGCTAAGAACTTCCTACTCGATGGCTCGCGCCGTGTTGAGCGTAAGATCCAAGAGATCATTCTTGCGCCACGTATTGAAGAAACTTTGGGCAAAGAGGGCATCCTTGAGCTTTATTTGAATGAGATCGACCTTGGTGTTCGTTCCTTTGGGGTGACGGCTGCGGCGAGGTCTTACTTCAATAAGCCGTTGTCTGAATTGTCCCCCGCTGAGGCTGCATTCCTCGCGGTGCACCCGAAAGCGCCCTATAGCTATCACCCTGTGCGCAACCGTGAAGCCGCGCTTGAGCGCCGTGACTTCATCCTCGAAGAGATGTTTGAAAACGGCTATATCGACGAAAACGAGCTCGCGATTGCATTGGCCGATCCAATTCGCACCGTACAAAATGGCGACTTCCCGAGCGCCCGTTCTGAACGCCCACCACGCGACTACTTCACCGCTGCTATCGTGAACGAAGTTGAAGGGTTGTTTCCTGATTATGAAATGAACTCTGCCGGTCTTTCGATCCGTGCGACAGTGGATGAAAGCCTGCAAGACGCGGCACGTGATGCGTTGCAGCGTCAGTTAGAAAGCTATGACCGTGGGATTGGGCGATGGCGGGGCACTGGCCTTACGCTGCCGGTTGAAATGCTGACGGACGAAGAAACATGGCGCGCCAACCTGCGCAACGCGTCGGTCATCCGCACGGTGACACTGGAAAACCAATGGTACCCTGCTGTTGTACTTGAAGTTGGTGAAAACCAGATGCGCATGGGTATTGAAGGTTGGGAGATCGGCGACGAAGAACCGATCATCCCACGCCGCGATATCGAATGGATGCGTGGTGGGTTTGCTGACAATTTCTCGGCCGGCGATATTGTGCACGTGCGCCGTATGATGACGGGTGACAACGGTGAAGGCGATTTCATTCGCTGGACGCTACGCCAAGTACCAGAAGTGCAGGGTGCGTTCATGGCAATGGACGTGAACACGGGGCGCGTTTTGGCGATGCAGGGTGGTTTCGGCTACGAGATTGCGATTTCCGAATTGAACCGCGCCTATGCCGAGCGCCAGCCTGGTTCGGCGTTTAAGCCGTTCGTTTTCGCGGCAGCGCTCGATTCCGGCTATACGCCTGCGACGATTGTTGTGGATGCGCCGATTGAAGTTGTGGCGGGTGGCGAAGTTTGGCGCCCGATGAACGCATCTGATCGCTTTTATGGCCCAACGCCATTGCGCACCGGGATTGAGCAATCTCGCAACGTTATGACCGTGCGTTTGGCGCAAGAGGTCGGGATGCGCACCATTGCGGAATACGCTGAACGGTTCGGCGTCTATGACCGGATGAATGCCTACCTTTCAGCGTCGTTAGGTTCTGAAGAAACACAGCTGTATAAGCTCGTGGCAGCCTATGCGATGTTCGCCAACGGTGGTGAGCGGGTTGAGCCAACCTTGGTTGACCGTGTTCAAGACCGTTACGGAAACACGATCTATCGCCATGATCAACGCGTCTGTGCTGAATGTCTGGATGCGACCCTTGAACAGGGCCGTGGTCCGCGCATTGCATCTGACCGTGAACGCGTGATGAACGCGGTAACGGCCTATCAGCTGACGTCGATGATGGAAGGTGTTGTACAACGCGGTACGGCGCGTTCTTCCATTAACCTATCGGTGCCGATCGCTGGTAAGACAGGTACGACGAACGATGCCAAGGACGTTTGGTTCGTTGGCTTCAGTTCCAACATCGTGGCTGGTTGCTACATTGGCTTTGATACGCCGCGCTCCCTTGGGCGCGGGGCGTCTGGTGGCGGCCTTTGCGGTCCGGTGTTTAACAGCTTTATGCGTACTGCCATCAATGAGTACGGCGGTGGATCGTTTCGTGCGCCCGAAGAATGTCTGTTCATTAATATTGACCGCTTTACCGGTGCACGCCTTCCAGAAGGGGCAAGCGGCGACAACGTTGTGCGCGAATGTTTCCGCGAAGATGAAGAGCCAGTGTTTGGTATCACGTTTGACGGTGGTTTCGCGATGGCGGCCGATTTGCCGTTGTTTGACGAAGTACGTCCACCAGCGGCCGTTAGCGTAACGACATCAACTGGTGAGACGGCGACCATTAACTCAAACGCGTCTTTCGGGTCGTTGTCTTCGGGTGGTTTGTATTAG
- a CDS encoding DsbA family protein, translated as MRLTSTFAALMMTASSVFAQDTMSDSERTEFRAEVRAYLLENPEVLMEAIAVLETRQAQAEVLRDDQLVATNMTALVDDGFSYVGGNPDGDVTIIEFTDYRCGFCRRAHPEVAELIETDGNIRIITKEFPILGEQSVIASQFAVATKIVAGDEAYKLVSDALINMRSDVTPASLSALASAFDLDGDAIMAEMESDAVREVLANNRALGDRMQISGTPTFVFGEQLVRGYVDLAQMRKIISEEREDS; from the coding sequence ATGCGCCTCACATCCACTTTCGCCGCCTTGATGATGACAGCATCCAGCGTTTTTGCCCAAGACACGATGTCTGATTCCGAGCGCACCGAATTCCGCGCCGAAGTCCGCGCCTATCTTTTGGAAAACCCCGAGGTCCTGATGGAAGCCATCGCCGTTTTGGAAACCCGTCAGGCACAGGCCGAAGTCCTGCGTGACGACCAACTGGTTGCCACGAACATGACCGCACTTGTTGATGACGGGTTCTCTTATGTGGGCGGTAACCCTGATGGCGACGTTACGATTATTGAGTTCACTGACTACCGCTGTGGGTTCTGCCGTCGTGCGCACCCAGAAGTTGCCGAACTGATCGAAACTGACGGCAATATTCGCATCATCACAAAAGAATTCCCGATCTTGGGCGAGCAATCAGTCATCGCATCGCAGTTCGCTGTCGCGACCAAGATCGTCGCGGGCGACGAGGCTTACAAACTTGTCTCTGACGCTCTGATCAATATGCGCTCTGACGTGACCCCTGCCAGCCTGTCCGCACTTGCCTCTGCGTTTGATCTGGACGGTGATGCGATCATGGCCGAAATGGAAAGCGATGCAGTACGTGAAGTTCTCGCCAACAACCGCGCACTGGGTGATCGCATGCAAATCTCGGGCACACCAACATTCGTATTCGGTGAACAACTGGTGCGCGGCTATGTCGACCTTGCTCAAATGCGCAAGATCATCTCCGAAGAACGCGAAGACAGTTAA
- a CDS encoding class I SAM-dependent methyltransferase: MTTFTTPADILPTYEREAADFQAVRNKSLFEKSNLDRMLGITPRNVAQRRLLDLGCGPGAPIATYLTDRGLAVTGVDGAATMVELFAATLPNARAIHADMRTLDLGESFDAILAWNSFFHLDQDAQRAMFPIFAAHAAPNAALMFTSGTSDGEVWGHAVKEQVYHSSLAPDEYRALLIANGFKVISFRAEDPNCQGHSIWLARFTGG; this comes from the coding sequence ATGACAACCTTCACAACACCCGCCGACATCCTGCCAACGTATGAACGTGAAGCGGCTGATTTTCAGGCAGTGCGCAACAAGTCTTTGTTCGAAAAATCGAACCTAGACAGGATGTTAGGCATTACCCCACGCAATGTCGCGCAGCGTAGATTGCTTGATTTGGGCTGTGGTCCCGGCGCGCCGATTGCGACCTACCTGACAGATCGCGGGCTTGCCGTAACGGGTGTAGATGGAGCGGCCACAATGGTCGAACTCTTTGCGGCGACCCTGCCAAACGCCCGCGCCATTCACGCGGATATGAGAACCCTTGATCTAGGCGAGAGTTTCGACGCCATTCTTGCGTGGAACAGCTTCTTCCATCTCGACCAAGACGCGCAGCGCGCCATGTTCCCGATCTTTGCCGCGCACGCAGCACCAAACGCCGCGTTGATGTTCACATCCGGCACGTCAGACGGCGAAGTTTGGGGCCATGCGGTGAAAGAACAGGTCTACCATTCCAGCTTGGCCCCCGATGAATATCGCGCCCTTCTGATCGCCAATGGCTTCAAGGTCATTAGCTTTCGCGCCGAAGACCCGAACTGTCAGGGCCATAGCATTTGGTTAGCGCGGTTTACTGGCGGATAA